A genomic segment from Malus domestica chromosome 05, GDT2T_hap1 encodes:
- the LOC103454162 gene encoding auxin-induced protein 15A-like — protein sequence MGFRLPAVLPAKKLLRRSFSNTTRGASTNLVDVPKGYFAVYVGENEKQRYVIPVSFLNEPEFQDLVSQAEEEFGFDHPMGGLTIPCRQDAFLHLTSRLNTL from the coding sequence ATGGGTTTCCGTCTTCCGGCTGTACTTCCTGCTAAGAAACTTCTTAGGCGGTCCTTTTCAAATACAACCAGAGGAGCTTCAACTAATTTAGTAGATGTCCCAAAAGGTTATTTTGCAGTTTATGTTGGCGAGAACGAAAAGCAGAGATATGTAATTCCAGTATCATTCCTGAATGAGCCTGAATTTCAAGACTTGGTAAGTCAGGCTGAAGAAGAATTCGGGTTTGATCATCCCATGGGTGGTCTAACAATTCCCTGCAGACAAGATGCCTTCCTTCATCTCACTTCTCGCTTGAATACTTTGTGA